GCAACTTCCACATGGCTTCAATCCTAGTCAGCCCCCCAGCCCACTTGGAAAGGGAAAACTCCATTTTTCCTACATTTTTGCTACAACACTCTCAGTACCACTGCTCTGTGgccaccagctgggtgtcctccAATTTAACTGAATTCTGACACTCTCTCCCTGGAGGCAGTCGCAAATTCCacagattaagggctcagtctcaCAGGACTGCCCCCACTTCAAATGCCAATCTCAAGTCCAGATTGTTACCTGTGGGTCTAACCAACTGGCTGTAAATCAGAGGTTGCTGTAAGCCCCGTCCTCAGGTTCAGATGTTTGctgagtggctcacagaactcaggcaaACAGTTTTCTTACTTAATTACCAGTTTATGATAAAtgatacaactcaggaacagctagagggaagagatgcacaggacAGCTATGAGCATGGAAGCCCCGTTTCCAGTCACAgcaccctcccagcacctccacatGTTCAGCAACCCcaaccttttgttttttttatggaggcttcagtACATAGGCATGATCAAATAAACCATTGGTTGTTGGTGATTAATTCAACCTCtatccccctctcccctcccaggaggtgggaggtgaAGGTTGGGGTGGGGCCAAaaattccaaccctctaatcacaaggTCTGTTCCCCTGGCAACTGCACCCCCCTCCATCCTTAGGTGCTTTCTGAAAGTCATTTCATTAACAGAATGGGGTGTGTTGAAaggggcttgttatgaataaTAGAAGATACCTTTAATACTCTCAttgcttaggaaattccaagggttttagggcTTTGTGCCAGGAAAGAgtatgaagaccaaatatatatatatatatatatacatattttttaaaagtgaaaaacggctatttttttccacttcattAATATTTAGTTTATTAAATCCAAAAATTTATATATTGCAGTTATAAAATGATACTGAGTAtttctggtttctttcttttttaattgaaatatagttgataatacAACACAATATTGGTTGtaggtgtacaacagtgattcaactgTTACACGTTATTACTAActtatatatgttattaaatgctcactgtgATAAGTGTATAAatacatttcttataaatcacaaaatCACACCACTCATCCTTCGGGCACAGCTCccaaagctcccaggtgatgtccTCTGGAATCAGACGGGAGGCTCACTGACGGGGACCAGAGGCCTTCTGGCCACACCCTTTCCAGGGATATCGGcccatgggaagggagggagggagaccccGGGCAATCCTAGGATGGGACGTGTCCAGAGTCTTAGAGTTTGTTTCTTCTCAGCCTAAAGAGAGGGTCTCAGATGCTACCACCTCGGGCTGGAAATAGGGACAGGAGAGCCCCTGGGCAGGCGTGCACCAAGCAGGGGAGCACTACAGCAGCCCTGAGGCCAGAGCCGAGACCTAAGCCGAGAGAGAAGGGGGAAGGTTGTTTAGGGCCCAGAGGAGTTCCTTTTCCCTGCCCCTACCTGTGCTGAAATGCCAGGGATGGGGCTCACTCCGTGGGTCCTTGTGTCCCCACCTACCATGGCCCTAAGTCCCAAACTCTGTGCCTCACGCTGCTTCGCCGGCAGGCTCCCTGCTCTGCCTGTCCCTCTGGCTCCCCTCTGTCCTTCTGTGGCCATCCAGAGTCCATCTGTCTCTTCCTCCTTACCTCCTGAGACCCTTGGGGAATCCAGGCTTCCCAGCCCTGCCAAGACCGGGCCGCCAGCTTCAGGCAGAGGGGCGGCTGAGCTTCAGCCAGCTGCTGAAGCTTCTCCGGGTTGTTCTCTCCACCCGTGGGATACCCATTCACCTCGAGAATTACGTCTCCCATTTGCAGTCCTGCCTGGTCAGCTGAGCCTCCTGGGGTCACCTGGCATGAAGAGGGGCATTACAGAACCTGGAATCCTATGGGGAAGTCTGCTGGGTGCTCTAAGACCCTGGGAGGGAAACAGAGGAAGGCTTGGCAGGAGGCAAATGATTGCAAGGATCCAGGGTCCACAGGGTATCAGTCACCTGGGAGACAAAGAGACAGTGCCCACTGGCCACACAGCTAAGCCGGAAGCCATAGCCACCGCCAGGCCCGGGGTAGAGCACGCACTGACAGGACCCACATGGGGCAAAAGGTGTGGCTGTGTCTTCAACTGGTGGGTCCTTGGTGTCAACCAGAAAGGCTGAGCAGGTGTCCTGGGGAGAGGTAGGAACCTCTGGGCTCTCCAGGAAGAGGAGTGGGGATAAGCGAACCTGGAAGGAGGTGGACAGAGCAAACCTGTAGCTTCTCCCTCCGTCTAAGCCCTGCTCCATTCCTACCCCACCCTAGCCTCTGCCCCTCAGCACGCACCATGCTGAAGAAGCGGTCAGCCTCAGGGTCAACGACGACGAGGGACACACAGGAGCCCTGTGCCCGGATCCTGGACACTGTTTCCTCATGGCCCAGCCCCTCCACGCTCTCCCCAGCCACAGCCACCAGCCGGTCCCCATCCTGCATCCCGGCCTTCCTGGCTGGCTGTCCGGGATCCACCTCCCACAGGAACTGTCCTGGACGTAAGACATCCTCACTtttcctcccccaggcccaggccattGTGTGTGCACCAGGGGACTGACCCTGGGAGTCagtggcccagggctgggggtcaGCCAGGGAGCCCGCTTACGTGCACTGTGAAGCGTATATGTACACTTGTACGCCCACCCCAGGTGACCCACTCACCGAGCTGACCAtcaaggcccttctcttcccGGAGCAGGAACCCAAAGCCCTGGGGCCCTTTCTCCAGGTGCAGACAGCGGGGTTTGTTGGGCAGAGCCCGGCCTTCTGCCAGGGGTGCGGCCAGGGGCATTCCCAGCCGGCGACACTGTTCCTCCACCTCTGGCCCGACCACAAGCAGGGTCACCTGCTCTCCACTTTGCCAAATCTGTGGGGACCCAGCAGGGTATCAGCATTAGCCACTtgggtgggtggggcagaggcaggcCCCTCCTCACAGCTCCTCTTCCCAGGCCCAGGAACAAAGCATTAAGGAATTAAGGACAGGAGAGAGAAGGCCTAGCATGGACTGTAAAGGGAGGGATGGTGAAGGAGGCACAGGGCAGGTTAGGCGTGTGGGAAAGAGCCAGCTTCCGGAGGCAGGGCCCCTGTCCAGAGGGGTGATGGGTGGGGCTGGATGGGGACGCAGCTGTACCTTCCTGCTGAGCCGGCTGTGAGTGAACCTCTCGACACTGACCCCATTCACTTCCAGCAGCCGGGCTCCAGGGGGCACCCCTGCCCTCTCAGCGGCTCCTCCAGGGCTCAGCCCCAGCCAGAAGTGACCCTGATGTCCTGGGAGCAGAAAGAGAAGCAAGCTTCAGTCTGCATCTGTCTAGAGCAGGGCTGAGGCCCCGTCC
This portion of the Manis javanica isolate MJ-LG chromosome 6, MJ_LKY, whole genome shotgun sequence genome encodes:
- the NHERF4 gene encoding Na(+)/H(+) exchange regulatory cofactor NHE-RF4 isoform X1 gives rise to the protein MLGLGAPRQRDWKLGEKRKFEFNPKLGIDNPVLSLVEDHDLSGLWSLEPPRFCLLSKENGRNFGFHLKQELGGAGPVVCRVEPGTSAQRQGLQEGDRILGVNNHVVEHEEYAVVVRHIRASGPRVLLTVWTQHVHDVTRAQQGNDAHLCPTLGPGVRPRLCHIVKDEGGFGFSITYRHQGHFWLGLSPGGAAERAGVPPGARLLEVNGVSVERFTHSRLSRKIWQSGEQVTLLVVGPEVEEQCRRLGMPLAAPLAEGRALPNKPRCLHLEKGPQGFGFLLREEKGLDGQLGQFLWEVDPGQPARKAGMQDGDRLVAVAGESVEGLGHEETVSRIRAQGSCVSLVVVDPEADRFFSMVRLSPLLFLESPEVPTSPQDTCSAFLVDTKDPPVEDTATPFAPCGSCQCVLYPGPGGGYGFRLSCVASGHCLFVSQVTPGGSADQAGLQMGDVILEVNGYPTGGENNPEKLQQLAEAQPPLCLKLAARSWQGWEAWIPQGSQEVSALASGLL
- the NHERF4 gene encoding Na(+)/H(+) exchange regulatory cofactor NHE-RF4 isoform X2, encoding MEAATADLQDAALLPLKFEFNPKLGIDNPVLSLVEDHDLSGLWSLEPPRFCLLSKENGRNFGFHLKQELGGAGPVVCRVEPGTSAQRQGLQEGDRILGVNNHVVEHEEYAVVVRHIRASGPRVLLTVWTQHVHDVTRAQQGNDAHLCPTLGPGVRPRLCHIVKDEGGFGFSITYRHQGHFWLGLSPGGAAERAGVPPGARLLEVNGVSVERFTHSRLSRKIWQSGEQVTLLVVGPEVEEQCRRLGMPLAAPLAEGRALPNKPRCLHLEKGPQGFGFLLREEKGLDGQLGQFLWEVDPGQPARKAGMQDGDRLVAVAGESVEGLGHEETVSRIRAQGSCVSLVVVDPEADRFFSMVRLSPLLFLESPEVPTSPQDTCSAFLVDTKDPPVEDTATPFAPCGSCQCVLYPGPGGGYGFRLSCVASGHCLFVSQVTPGGSADQAGLQMGDVILEVNGYPTGGENNPEKLQQLAEAQPPLCLKLAARSWQGWEAWIPQGSQEVSALASGLL
- the NHERF4 gene encoding Na(+)/H(+) exchange regulatory cofactor NHE-RF4 isoform X3, whose protein sequence is MEAATDLQDAALLPLKFEFNPKLGIDNPVLSLVEDHDLSGLWSLEPPRFCLLSKENGRNFGFHLKQELGGAGPVVCRVEPGTSAQRQGLQEGDRILGVNNHVVEHEEYAVVVRHIRASGPRVLLTVWTQHVHDVTRAQQGNDAHLCPTLGPGVRPRLCHIVKDEGGFGFSITYRHQGHFWLGLSPGGAAERAGVPPGARLLEVNGVSVERFTHSRLSRKIWQSGEQVTLLVVGPEVEEQCRRLGMPLAAPLAEGRALPNKPRCLHLEKGPQGFGFLLREEKGLDGQLGQFLWEVDPGQPARKAGMQDGDRLVAVAGESVEGLGHEETVSRIRAQGSCVSLVVVDPEADRFFSMVRLSPLLFLESPEVPTSPQDTCSAFLVDTKDPPVEDTATPFAPCGSCQCVLYPGPGGGYGFRLSCVASGHCLFVSQVTPGGSADQAGLQMGDVILEVNGYPTGGENNPEKLQQLAEAQPPLCLKLAARSWQGWEAWIPQGSQEVSALASGLL